One segment of Primulina tabacum isolate GXHZ01 chromosome 14, ASM2559414v2, whole genome shotgun sequence DNA contains the following:
- the LOC142523812 gene encoding zinc finger BED domain-containing protein RICESLEEPER 2-like encodes MDFGGISETLSSPNIQPQSDLYKEVSMNIDDKVDERMINYVIPKNNLHKRILNFCPISGHKGEEIGKCIEGCLLDWSIGTMFSITVDNASSNDGAIVYLQKKFDNWGNNILGGKYVHVRCIAHIINLVVQDGLKGNDEHVAISRVRGAVRYIRSSPARYKRFQECVQLEKIETNKLLTLDVPTRWNSTYLMLESAICLKRAFDAYDEVDLAF; translated from the exons ATGGATTTTGGAGGAATATCTGAAACTCTTTCTTCGCCAAACATACAACCACAAAGTGACTTATACAAAGAGGTTAGTATGAACATTGATGATAAGGTTGATGAGAGGATGATAAATTATGTGATTCCAAAAAAC AACTTACATAAAAGGATTTTGAACTTTTGCCCAATATCTGGTCATAAAGGTGAAGAAATAGGAAAATGTATTGAAGGATGTTTACTTGATTGGAGTATAGGTACAATGTTTTCTATCACTGTGGATAATGCATCTTCGAATGATGGGGCAATTGTTTATTTGcagaagaaatttgataattggGGAAACAATATTTTGGGTGGGAAATATGTTCATGTAAGGTGTATTGCACATATTATTAATCTCGTCGTGCAGGATGGTTTGAAAGGAAATGATGAGCATGTAGCTATTTCGCGTGTTAGGGGAGCTGTTAGGTACATACGGAGTTCTCCAGCCAGGTACAAAAGATTTCAAGAGTGTGTTCAGCTTGAAAAAATAGAAACAAATAAGTTGTTGACTCTTGATGTGCCCACCAGATGGAACTCAACATACTTAATGTTAGAGTCAGCAATATGTCTTAAAAGAGCATTTGATGCGTATGATGAAGTTGATCTTGCTTTCTGA